A stretch of the Candidatus Polarisedimenticolia bacterium genome encodes the following:
- a CDS encoding peptidyl-prolyl cis-trans isomerase, which translates to MRPEFPRVFPAAALAAGLILSGGCSSSPGAGGAAAPAVSINDQEIPYADFEAYLKANFGEDLPPRDEAETRSRLLDQFIEERLLLQLAEKRKIEIPDEKVTAYLAGLGAGTEAGPGGKPVDAGFREQVRRNLLIQEFKDHVLLKEIRVAPEEVDAYYREHPQEFREARAVILRQILLEDEAEAKRILSIVKTDPGQFQVLAERHSASPDRGQPRPYEEQDLPESIRAMVFALSPGQISDVVEEGGKYRIFQAVDKHEGKNLGLEEVRKKIEGTLLQRKAEEALARAMTELKSTARIRVQRRNLPFSYRGDYGG; encoded by the coding sequence ATGAGACCGGAATTCCCCCGCGTTTTCCCGGCCGCGGCGCTTGCGGCGGGGTTGATTCTCTCCGGCGGCTGCTCGTCGTCTCCCGGCGCGGGCGGCGCCGCCGCTCCGGCCGTCTCGATCAACGACCAGGAGATCCCGTACGCCGATTTCGAGGCCTACCTGAAGGCGAACTTCGGGGAGGACCTCCCTCCCCGGGACGAGGCCGAGACACGCAGCCGCCTTCTCGATCAGTTCATCGAAGAGCGCCTCTTGCTCCAGCTCGCGGAGAAACGCAAGATCGAGATCCCCGACGAGAAGGTGACCGCCTATCTGGCGGGCCTGGGGGCCGGGACCGAGGCCGGTCCGGGCGGCAAGCCGGTCGACGCCGGCTTCCGCGAGCAGGTGCGCCGGAACCTGCTGATCCAGGAATTCAAGGATCACGTCCTGCTCAAGGAGATCCGGGTTGCTCCCGAGGAGGTGGACGCCTACTACCGCGAGCATCCGCAGGAATTCCGCGAGGCGCGCGCCGTGATCCTGCGCCAGATTCTCCTCGAGGACGAGGCGGAGGCGAAGCGGATTCTCTCGATCGTCAAGACCGATCCCGGCCAGTTCCAGGTGCTGGCCGAGCGCCACTCGGCCTCGCCCGATCGCGGCCAGCCCCGGCCCTACGAGGAGCAGGATCTCCCCGAGTCGATTCGGGCGATGGTTTTCGCGCTCTCCCCGGGCCAGATCAGCGACGTCGTCGAGGAGGGCGGGAAGTACCGAATCTTCCAGGCGGTCGACAAGCACGAGGGGAAGAACCTCGGCTTGGAGGAGGTCCGGAAGAAGATTGAAGGGACGCTCCTGCAGCGCAAGGCGGAGGAGGCTCTTGCGCGCGCCATGACGGAGCTGAAATCCACCGCCCGCATCCGGGTGCAGCGAAGAAACCTTCCGTTCAGCTACCGGGGAGATTACGGCGGATGA